Proteins found in one Apostichopus japonicus isolate 1M-3 chromosome 16, ASM3797524v1, whole genome shotgun sequence genomic segment:
- the LOC139983412 gene encoding uncharacterized protein, producing MTDQQPPPYDDESKIPPQQGYPPQQGYPPQQGNPPQQGNPPQQGYPPQQGNPPQQGYPPQQGYPPQQQQQQVIVVNTVAAATQPAPVTIVRTTQVQPNDHLVFAICVTICCFLPTGIVAIVFAAKVRSLFSSGDIQGAEQASASANLWSKISLGIGIVWITIYVILQIVVATSSTGSY from the exons ATGACTG ATCAACAGCCTCCTCCATATGATGACGAGTCGAAAATtccgcctcaacaaggttacccgcctcaacaaggttacccgcctcaacaaggtaacccgcctcaacaaggtaacccgcctcaacaaggttacccgcctcaacaaggtaacccgcctcaacaaggttacccgcctcaacaaggttatCCGCCTCAACAGCAGCAACAGCAAGTTATAGTG GTCAACACTGTCGCTGCCGCCACACAGCCTGCTCCTGTCACAATTGTTCGCACAACCCAGGTACAACCTAATGACCACTTGGTATTTGCAATTTGTGTTACCATTTGCTGTTTCTTGCCTACTGGTATCGTGGCTATTGTGTTTGCAGCTAAA GTGAGAAGCCTTTTCAGTAGTGGTGACATACAAGGTGCCGAGCAAGCCTCTGCAAGTGCTAACTTGTGGTCGAAGATCTCCCTTGGTATCGGTATTGTGTGGATTACTATTTACGTGATACTTCAAATTGTCGTTGCCACCTCATCCACCGGCTCATATTGA